Proteins encoded in a region of the Nitrospirota bacterium genome:
- a CDS encoding threonylcarbamoyl-AMP synthase: MPDALEAAAKALSDGQIIAYPTETFYALGVAFYNEDALERLSVLKERADNKPFPLIAGSVEAIKSIVTSLDDKTLKLGQIYWPGPLTVILKAKQEFHNRFISSNEGTIAVRIPGESFALNLAQYLNYPITSTSANPSGYPPPADADTVLKYFFGSGSIDVVIDGGKTPGGAPSTIVEVTEEIKVLRKGVVNVF, encoded by the coding sequence TTGCCGGATGCCCTTGAAGCGGCTGCAAAGGCGCTCTCTGATGGGCAAATCATAGCATATCCGACTGAGACATTCTATGCGCTCGGTGTGGCCTTCTACAACGAGGATGCACTTGAAAGGCTCTCAGTGCTTAAAGAAAGGGCAGATAATAAACCGTTTCCGCTTATTGCAGGCTCTGTTGAAGCTATTAAAAGCATAGTTACTTCACTTGATGACAAAACCCTTAAGCTTGGACAGATATATTGGCCAGGACCCCTGACAGTTATCCTTAAAGCTAAGCAAGAGTTTCACAACAGGTTTATATCCAGCAACGAGGGTACTATTGCCGTGCGTATTCCCGGTGAGTCGTTTGCTCTTAACCTTGCTCAGTACCTAAACTATCCAATAACCTCAACAAGCGCAAATCCATCCGGCTATCCGCCACCTGCTGACGCTGACACCGTATTAAAATACTTTTTTGGCTCTGGCTCAATAGATGTTGTTATTGATGGCGGAAAAACTCCAGGAGGCGCGCCCTCTACCATCGTTGAGGTAACAGAGGAAATTAAAGTTCTACGTAAAGGAGTTGTAAACGTATTTTAA
- a CDS encoding cyclic nucleotide-binding domain-containing protein, whose amino-acid sequence MEKNIKILVTVSAETQESLVTSALNYLGFTNVILLNDHRNMIGYLIREKCDLVIVDNQTLKADNENLLKAVKAHNSLAKLRVLTIVSDDINVNELKRLYDNGVSSVLKFPFQMNELLKAINDAIRSIPSAVTDTFTKIRKLDFFSFMADEDVYKLLRMAKCRKYKRNDLIFEEGQPGDRFYVIIEGSVSIIKVLGDGLEEVLHTLEPGACFGEMAILENATRSARARSDEDVMLFELDKRIMDGYDDIVTLKVFKKLAYVFSERLRKADSKIKELALYSYSRQ is encoded by the coding sequence AAAAAATATAAAAATATTGGTGACGGTATCAGCTGAAACTCAGGAGAGTCTTGTTACAAGTGCATTGAATTATCTGGGGTTTACAAACGTAATCTTACTAAACGACCACAGGAATATGATAGGTTATCTCATAAGAGAAAAATGCGATCTCGTTATAGTAGATAATCAGACTCTTAAGGCTGATAACGAAAATCTGCTTAAAGCAGTTAAAGCTCATAATAGTCTTGCTAAGTTGAGAGTACTGACAATAGTCAGTGACGACATAAATGTTAACGAACTAAAACGCCTTTATGATAACGGAGTAAGTTCAGTATTAAAATTTCCTTTTCAAATGAATGAGCTGCTTAAGGCAATAAACGATGCTATAAGAAGCATCCCATCTGCCGTCACCGATACGTTTACAAAGATAAGAAAGCTTGATTTCTTTTCTTTTATGGCTGATGAGGATGTCTATAAGCTCCTTAGAATGGCAAAATGCAGGAAGTACAAGAGAAACGACTTGATTTTTGAGGAGGGTCAGCCCGGAGACAGGTTTTATGTGATAATAGAGGGGTCTGTTTCTATTATAAAGGTGCTTGGTGATGGCCTTGAGGAGGTTTTGCACACACTGGAGCCCGGCGCTTGTTTTGGTGAAATGGCGATACTTGAAAATGCTACGCGTTCAGCCAGAGCAAGGTCAGATGAGGATGTCATGCTGTTTGAGCTGGATAAGAGAATCATGGACGGCTATGACGATATAGTAACTCTTAAAGTGTTTAAGAAACTGGCCTATGTTTTTAGCGAACGATTAAGAAAAGCTGATAGCAAAATCAAAGAACTTGCCCTGTATTCATATTCGCGGCAGTAG